Proteins encoded by one window of Nicotiana tabacum cultivar K326 chromosome 10, ASM71507v2, whole genome shotgun sequence:
- the LOC142165183 gene encoding uncharacterized protein LOC142165183 → MGHDTHAFVKRCDRCQRTNTISRRHEMPFKGILEVEIFNVWGIDFMGPLLALNGHRYILIVVDYLSKLVEDVALPTNDVKLVVSFVKKNIFTRFGTPSALISDGGTRFCNKLLGKLLAKYMAIYKVVIAYHPQTNGQMEGSNREVKKFWRNSERK, encoded by the coding sequence ATGGGTCATGACACACATGCttttgtgaaaagatgtgataGGTGCCAAAGGACAAATACAATTTCAAGAAGGCATGAGATGCCATTTAAGGGCATACTTGAGGTTGAAATCTTTAATGTTTGGGGAATAGACTTCATGGGGCCATTGCTGGCATTAAATGGTCATCGATACATCTTGATTGTGGTTGACTATCTATCAAAGTTGGTTGAGGATGTGGCTTTGCCGACGAATGATGTTAAATTGGTGGTGAGctttgtgaagaaaaatattttcacaagattcGGAACTCCTAGTGCTTTGATTAGTGATGGAGGTACTCGCTTTTGTAACAAACTATTGGGAAAACTCTTAGCTAAGTATATGGCGATATACAAGGTCGTAATTGCTTATCATCCGCAAACCAATGGTCAAATGGAGGGCTCAAATAGGGAGGTGAAGAAATTTTGGAGAAATAGTGAGCGCAAGTAG